Sequence from the Rhodopirellula halodulae genome:
GCATGTCGCCGCAACCCAAGCGTCCACCCGCCAACGAATTGACAGCCGAAGAATTGATTCTGCGCATGAGCGTGGAAGAGGTCCAGGAGCTATTGGACGACATGGGCTTTGACCCTCGACCTGAATTCGCACGCGGGATTCAGCAATTGGTTGCCTCGATGGGATCGCTCGACGCGGCCATTGTCGCACTGCAAGATGACATCGTGCAGCGCCGCGCCGCGTAACGCGGTGCCGGTCTCGCGGCGGTGATCAACGGGCTGGCGTTGAAGGCTCAACATTGCCATCAAGGCAGACGCGGTCATTTGGGAAAAGGCAGCGACCGGTTAAGCTGGTCGCTTGATTTCGGTTTTGCTCCCGTTACCAAGCCCTTTCATCGTCGACCAAAGCACCGATGCCTGCGAACGTATTGCCAAACGACCGTCGATTCCAACAGGGCGGTTGGTTGTTCCTTGGCACGTTGCTGGTGTTTTTTCTCAGCAGTTTGCTGCTGTACTTCATCTACGCCAGCGGCCGTCGCGGCGATGTACAATCGACGGTACCGCTTCCGAATAGCTTTTTGACCAGCACGATTTGTTTGCTGGTGATCAGCGGGTTGGTGCACTGGGCGACGCGGACGGTGCGGCGTTCCAAGCGTGTTTGGACGGCATCGCTTTTGGGAATCAGTGCAATCGCCGCGGTGGCGTTTATGGCCATCCAGTACACGGCGATGCTGGGAATGCTGGGCGGTCCTGCTATGCAGGCCGGCACCGGAAAGGGCGTGGCGGGAATGGTCGTGGTGCTTGCCTTTTTGCATGCACTGCATGTCGCTGGCGGAGTCATCGCATTGGCGATTGTTTCCGTGCGTTCGATGCTGGGGCGTTATGACCACGAGCGTCATTGGCCGGTCGATTTCGCTGCCCAGTATTGGCACTTTCTCGACCTGGTTTGGCTGTGCATGCTGGCTTCGTTTGTGGCCACCACCGGCGGGTTCCAGGGTCTGGCTCTCTGATCGCCTGAGCGGCGACTCGGTCAGTCGATCGGTACGCGAATGATCGATACGCGAACTCGATAAGCGTGGCTTAGTTTTCGTCGGCCGATTGCGGTGGAGGCTCGAAGGCGAATTCCTGCCACTTGACCGCTTTGTCCATCGGGACGATCTGCAAAATCAAAAAGCCGTTTTGATACAGCCGAACGGTTCCAGTTGATTGGCTGACCACGACCGAGACCGCTTTGGTTTTTCGCGTGATCGCGGCGGCGGCCCAGTGACGCGAACCGAGGCCCTTGGTCATCTTCAGGTCTTCGTGCGAGACCTCCAGCATTTGCCGGCTGCGTTCGATGATTCCCTCAGCGGTGACGACAAAGGCACCATCCAGTTGAGCGATCTCTTTCGCGTCTTCTTGGACTTTGGGGTCGAGAATGTTGCGGTGCTTTTTGTTGTAACCTCGGAAGGGATCCGCACCGCTGTCGTTGGCATGCTCCAACACTTTTCGGTGGTCGCCGACAACGAACATGGTGCCGACCGCTTTTCCCTCGCGGCCTTCGCGACCGATCTGAGAAGCCAAATCCACCACGGCTTTGATCGTCTTCAGTGGGACGCTGCTTTCCAACGTTTGCAGATCGCGAACGGTGAACCGCCGCATCCGCTCGTCCAATTGCAAGTGGCTGATCGAATCCAGTCGGCCTTGTTGGAAACCACTGTAGACCGCGACGACCTCGCCGTTGGTGCGAATCAATTCATCTGCGGCGGCTTCCAGCAGAGCTTCTTGCAAACGCTCCAGCAGGGGCGCCTTTTCTTTATTCAAAGCCAGCGGTTTCAAGCCGGCTTCCGCGGCACCATCCAAGTCCTCGATCGTGTCGACGGCGACGATGACCACGTTCTCGTTGGCGTCGGTTAGCTCGGAGATCCGTTTCCAATCGGTGCTGCCATCGAGCAACAACAACAGGGCGTCTGCGTTGCGGTCTTCACGGATCGCGACCGCCGCTGAGATCATCGCTGCGTTCTGTTTGGTCAATCGTTGAGTGGCCATCGAGAATCAAGCAGCTCCAAAATCCATGCGGTCGATCAAGAGAAGTTATTGGATTTCCACTGTAGTCCAACCTTGCCGCAATCCAAAGAGGACCGCAGCCGTTTCGTCACGATTCAGACCGTTTTTTACGGAAGAAACCCGGTTCGCCGCCGGTCGCGTTCAAGCAAACTCGACGGCGGATTGTTGCTGTCGCGTCTTTGATTCGGCCTCATCGGTTGACTGGTGTTCCAGCAAGTCGCATTGCTCCAGGATGATCGCCAAGTGCATGTCATGACGACGGCTGATCTTGAAGACGGTGACCGTCGACGTGTCCGACTCGGCGGCGTCTTCCGCGTGAATGGAATGCGTTAGCCAGCCCCGCACCAAGCGTGGCGACGAACCGCATCGCAGCATGTGTCCGTCTCGTCCGGACCCCCACGCCAACGGTGACCAGGACACGGCCGGCGTGAGCAGCCATCCGTCGTCGTGCCGGCGCAAACGCAGACAGCTCTTGGCGGGGAATGGTCCGACTTCGTCCTGTGCAAAGACCAGCAAACCACGCGGGTCGGGCGTTCCGTAGCCCGGCCAGACTCGAGCCAACACTGGATCGAGCAACATCGTCCGGTAAAACTTGATTCGCCGAGCGACCCAGCGGAAGATCAATGCTGCAACGAACAGGATCATCAAGTTCAGCACGGTCGCCAAAGTTGGGCTGAATGCATACACCGCCATTAACGCCGCGCACAATGATTTGTTGCAGACCTCGAAGATGGCGTCGACGGTTGGAAATGGTGTCAGCCACACCAGGAACTCGAAGAAGAATTTGACGCTGTTGATCACCACCATGTTCACCACCATCGCGATCAACAGCAGTGTGTTGGCGGTGAAGCTGAACACACCCGCGGTCATCACCGGCATGGCGTCTTGGGCGATTTGAGTCTCGGCCGTGCCAACGGATTCCGCCGTCATGGACGCTGTGATTTTGATGACCAGCAGGATGACGATGACCGAGTAGGCCTCCAGTTGATCCATCGCTTGGGCGAACGGTTTGCTGACTTTTGACAGTCGTGGGACACTGGTCAAAATCGCCAGCGCGGTGAAGACGACAAACATCGGCACGCTGCGAAGCGGCCCGGCAGCACCCAGCAATGCATTGTCGGTGATCCAGTCCGGTCCCCAGAGCGACAATCCTGACAAACAAGCCACGCCGAAAAACGGCGACAGTGCCAAGGGAGCCAAGGGCCCTAACCAGTCCGCCAGATTCAGTTGGTCTGCCCAAGCGGTCGCCGCCGCGATATTCCGCGTGTCAAACTCACCTTCGAGAGCTTTGGGGATGTCTTCGGGTTGAACCGCGGATGGTGGTCGGGATTGCGAAGTGTTTGGTTCACCGTCGGATTGGCCGATTGCGGGCAGCATGAACGCGAATACCAATGCGATGGACAAGGCGGCTCGTGGAGTTCGGTTCATGTTTGTCTCGCAGTCTTCTGGATCAATCGTTTATGCGGGCAGCACGCCTGGGGGCCGATGGCACTTTTCAATGCAACCGTCGGCTGGTAGCGTTCAGCCCCATGAGCAGCAACGCAATGACATCTCAGCACCTCTATTTGACCGGCTACCGAGGGTGCGGCAAAAGTACGCTTGCGAAACTTTTAGCGCAGTCGATTGGGATCCCATCGGTGGATCTGGATGACGTCATCGAATCGACCGCGGGAAAGAGCATCAAACAGATTTTCGCGGAGGAAACCGAAGTCGGGTTTCGCGACCGTGAGGAACTTGCCTTGGTTGAGGTGTCTCAGCGAACTCCGCATGTGGTTGCACTGGGTGGGGGGTCCATCCTTCGTCCATCGAATCGAGAGAAGATCGCGGCGACGGGCTGGTGCGTTTGGCTTGATGCGAAGCCGGAAACGTTGGTGCGAAGATTGGCGGGTGATAGCACCACCTCCGATCGTCGACCGGCTTTGACGGATCAATCTGTGTTGGACGAAGTCAGCCAAGTGATGGCGCAGCGAGAGTCGTTGTATCGCGACGCATCGGATCTGCGGATCGACACGACCGATCGAACGATGCAGTCCATCGCGGACGAAGTCTTGGCGGCATGGGGACAGCGGTAGGTTCGCCGGGCCTCGCGTTGGTTCATCCTGGCTCAGGATGCATGCCAGGGAAAAACGCATGCCAGGGAAAATCGCGAGGAATCGTTGCGTGGCACCGGTCGGCTTGCGCCGATCCGCTAAGGGGGTTTGGGCGTTTGTCGCGCAGATGACCTTCATGCGGCACCGATTGGCTTGCGACGATCCGCTAGGAGAAGTGGGCGATCGAACGCGATTGTGATCAATCTTTTTCGGTCGGCGGAAAACGTTTGCGTTGATCGCTTGGGATGGGTTTGCCCGTCTTCATGCTCCACCATTCCGGTGCACGATCCGCGTCGTAGCTCGGATTCGCGATTGGCATGCGAGCCGACACGGTTTGCCGCCAATTGTTCAGCTTTCGTTTCAGATCCGCAGTGCGTCCTTTCTTTTCATCCGCGAGATTCTCCGACTCGCTGATGTCGGACGGCAGGTGATACAGCTCCACGTCACCGGTGCCATCCAGGTACTCGATCAGCTTCCATTCCCGTTCGCGGATGGCGCTGGCGGGACGGTCATGGTGGTAGTGTGGGTAGTGCCAATGCAATGCGTCACGCGTCAGTTTCGACGACGAATTTGTCATCAACGGTACCAGGCTCACTCCATCAATGGATTGGTTCCTCGGAAGTTCGCCCTCCGCCAACTCAACAAAGGTCGGGTAGAAGTCATGCGTGATGGTCGGCTCTTCGGAAACCGTGCCAGCGTTGATCTTCCCCGGGTGACGCAAAATCAATGGCACGCGAATGCCGCCTTCGTGCAGCGAACCTTTCTCGCCGCGAAGAGGATTTTGCGAGCTGACCAAATCATCGGCCGATTCGCGGTAGTCGTACCGTTTGTAGAGGCCGCCATTGTCCGATGTGAAAACGACGAGCGTGTCCTCGGCCAGCTTCAACTCATCCAAGGTTGCCATCAATCGTCCCACCATGTCGTCCGTGTGTTCGATCATGGCGGCATAGACCGGATGCGGTAGGTCTTTGCCGGTCGCCATTGCCTTGTCGCGATACTTCTCGACTTTCTCGTGCATGGCTCCCAAAGGTATGTGCACGGCAAACGGCGATAGCATCAAAAAGAATGGCTCATCCTGATGGTCTCGCATGAAATCCACGCACAGGTCCGCTTCAAAGTCCGTGCGGTACTGCCCCGTTTTGGGCTGCCGCGGCACTTGTCCCTGAACGCGATAACGACCCGGCAGATGAGGCCCGCCGATCACGGCACTGAAGTCATAGCCTTGCCGGTTAGGTTGAAACTCAGGTCCGTTGCCAAGGTGCCACTTGCCCACGTAGCCGGTCGCGTACCCAGATGCTTTCAAGGACTCAGCAATGGTAACGGTGTCCAATGGCAAAGCCATGGTTGTCTGTGGCGTGATGACTCGTTCAAACGGTCGCCAATGTCCCGGGATATGCGCCGTGATTCCAATGCGTGCTTGGTTCTGTCCCGATTGCAACGCACATCGAGTGGGCGAGCACACGGCACCCGACGCGTAGAAGTTGGTGATCCGTAGGCCTTCCGCCGCGAGCTGATCAATGTGCGGTGTTTCAACAAAGTCGTTGCCGTAGCAACCGACGTCTTTCCAACCCAAGTCATCGACGAAGATGAGCAAGATATTGGGTTGTCTCGCCTCGACGCGAGGCTGGACCAATGCGGCCAGCGTGCAGGCAACTGCGATCGAGATTGCGAAACGGTGGGCGGTGATACTGGTGGGGCGGATCATGGGGTGGGCTCCGTGTGGGTGGGGTCTGGATCATAATCCATCGATTTGTGTCGGTGTGAACGAAAGGGCGATCTTCACCAACGCAGTTGTTTACGCGGACACCAGGACTGACATTAAACTGGCACGCCAATAAAAAACGCTCACTCGGAAATCCAAGTGAGCGTGCGTTCATCAGTGGTTGATGATTCGGAGGTTGATTGCCGGTGTCGGCCGGCGATCCGTATCAGGCGTTCGCTGCGTTCTTCTCAGCTCGTTCAACCAGCCACAACAACACGGGGCTGGCAACGAACACGCTGCTGTAGGTACCGACGATCACGCCGATCACCAGAGCAAAGGCGAACGCGTGGATGCCTTCGCCACCGAAGGCGTAAAGCAGCACCACCACGATCAATGTCGTCAACGATGTCAGCAACGTGCGGCTCAACGTTTGGTTTATGCTGGTGTTGATCATTTCGCCGGTCAAACGAGGGGCTTTGCCCTTGGTTTCGCGAATTCGGTCGAACACCACAATCGTGTCGTTCAATGAGTAACCAATGATCGTCAGCAAGGCCGCGACAACGGTCAGCGAAATCTTGAACGGATCGATCAGCAAGAACCCAAGTGCATCGGCCACCCAGTAGCTGATTGCGATGGCTCCCAGCGTGATTGCCACGTCGTGAAGCAAAGCGACCACAGCGGCGAAGCCGTAGATCACACGTTGGAATCGGAACCAGATGTAACCGATGATGCAAAGTAGCGATGCGAAGAGAGCCCCGAAAGCTCGGCTGATCATATCGCCGGCAACGCGGGCTCCCACGGCACTGCTGCTGATCCAAACCGGATCGCTATCGAGTTGCTTTTCCATTTCGGCCATGACTTTGATGGCGTTGTCGCCAGCAAGCGGCAGT
This genomic interval carries:
- a CDS encoding shikimate kinase, with translation MSSNAMTSQHLYLTGYRGCGKSTLAKLLAQSIGIPSVDLDDVIESTAGKSIKQIFAEETEVGFRDREELALVEVSQRTPHVVALGGGSILRPSNREKIAATGWCVWLDAKPETLVRRLAGDSTTSDRRPALTDQSVLDEVSQVMAQRESLYRDASDLRIDTTDRTMQSIADEVLAAWGQR
- a CDS encoding sulfatase, with translation MIRPTSITAHRFAISIAVACTLAALVQPRVEARQPNILLIFVDDLGWKDVGCYGNDFVETPHIDQLAAEGLRITNFYASGAVCSPTRCALQSGQNQARIGITAHIPGHWRPFERVITPQTTMALPLDTVTIAESLKASGYATGYVGKWHLGNGPEFQPNRQGYDFSAVIGGPHLPGRYRVQGQVPRQPKTGQYRTDFEADLCVDFMRDHQDEPFFLMLSPFAVHIPLGAMHEKVEKYRDKAMATGKDLPHPVYAAMIEHTDDMVGRLMATLDELKLAEDTLVVFTSDNGGLYKRYDYRESADDLVSSQNPLRGEKGSLHEGGIRVPLILRHPGKINAGTVSEEPTITHDFYPTFVELAEGELPRNQSIDGVSLVPLMTNSSSKLTRDALHWHYPHYHHDRPASAIREREWKLIEYLDGTGDVELYHLPSDISESENLADEKKGRTADLKRKLNNWRQTVSARMPIANPSYDADRAPEWWSMKTGKPIPSDQRKRFPPTEKD
- a CDS encoding cytochrome c oxidase subunit 3, yielding MPANVLPNDRRFQQGGWLFLGTLLVFFLSSLLLYFIYASGRRGDVQSTVPLPNSFLTSTICLLVISGLVHWATRTVRRSKRVWTASLLGISAIAAVAFMAIQYTAMLGMLGGPAMQAGTGKGVAGMVVVLAFLHALHVAGGVIALAIVSVRSMLGRYDHERHWPVDFAAQYWHFLDLVWLCMLASFVATTGGFQGLAL
- a CDS encoding DNA integrity scanning protein DisA nucleotide-binding domain protein — encoded protein: MATQRLTKQNAAMISAAVAIREDRNADALLLLLDGSTDWKRISELTDANENVVIVAVDTIEDLDGAAEAGLKPLALNKEKAPLLERLQEALLEAAADELIRTNGEVVAVYSGFQQGRLDSISHLQLDERMRRFTVRDLQTLESSVPLKTIKAVVDLASQIGREGREGKAVGTMFVVGDHRKVLEHANDSGADPFRGYNKKHRNILDPKVQEDAKEIAQLDGAFVVTAEGIIERSRQMLEVSHEDLKMTKGLGSRHWAAAAITRKTKAVSVVVSQSTGTVRLYQNGFLILQIVPMDKAVKWQEFAFEPPPQSADEN